ATCAACCGGAACCGAGGCATCAATCTGCCCCAGGGCTTCGAGAATGGTGAAGCGGAACAACAGATCCGGCTTCTCCATCGCCTCGAGCAACGGCGTAACCGCTTCGGAGGCACCAAGCTTGCCGAGGTTTTCGGCCGCCGCCGCCCGGACATTGCTGTCATCATCCTTGAGGGCTTCAATCATCGCCGGGATGGAACGATCATCCGGAATCTCACCAAGTATATCGAGTGCGAATTTACGAACGTCCTGATCTTCGGATTTAATCTCACGGATCAGCGGCGGAACAGAGAACCGGCCGAGGCGGATCAGAATTTCCACGGCGGTATTACGCAATCCGGCATTGTCCTCAGAGTAAAGAAACCTGATAATTTCCTCGATATGCTCTTCGACCCGAGGAATCAGCAGGAAAATCTCGGTTGCTTCCTTGCGAACCCGCCAACTGGAATCGGTGAAAGCAGTATAAAGTTGTGCCAGATACGAGTTTGCATTTTTCCGGTCAACCAGATGTAAAGCACCGAGCCGCTCTTCTTCCTGCTCCGACTTCAGCAACTGTTGAATTTTTGCGATATTGTCCGACAGCTCTGCCATCAATAACTCCTACGGGGCTCCTTCAGCTCGTCGACGGGCGATAAATGCCTCAAATTCGACCTGCAACACATCGTTGCCATTCTCGACAAGGCCCGGAAAACGTTCCTTGAAAAGTTTTCTGCCCTCGTTTATCTCTTTGGCCAAAAGATCAAAAAAGGTGCCGGAATGAATCCCCTCTTCAACTTTCTCCTGATTATACAGGGCTATATCAGAGACGATATTACGGGCGAGGCGGTGCGCCTTTTCCGGGACTTCAGCTTTTTCGGACGCCGAAATCTCATCTTCTTCAGCCTGCTGAATCTTGTTGTTCATTTCGTCGGTGAATTGCCTGGCTATCTGCTCCTCGCCCGGTGCGGGAACTTCGCCGGGAACCTGTACTTCAGAGGGGTCAGGTGGTTCGGAAGTCGCCGGTTCAGCACCACTGACCAATTGGTGGATATAAGCAACCAGATCATTCGGAATATGATGTTTTTCGATATAGGCATCGGCACCGTACAATGACGCCGGCGTCCGCTTGTAAGCCATCTTGTTGTAGACAGAAGAGAGAAGAATGATTTTGACATTTTCAAGGCCGGGAATTGCCCGGACCTTTTCGACTACCTCAAAAGCGTACAATCCCGGCAACGCAACATCGACAATAATCGCCTGAGGCGGCTTTGCCTTCATCAGGGTCAGAGCGCTCGGCCCGTCGTGACTGATGTGGCAACTGATTTCCGCCTTCTGCAGAATAGCACTGATCGTTTCACACAGAGCCTGATCATTATGCGCGATCAGAACATGGATCGAGACTGCCGGTTGTGATAATGCCGGGACCTGTGCCTGGAAAACCTTTTGGCATTTAACGCATTTCAAAGTGACCTGTTTACCGCCAAACTTCTCCTTATTCAATCGGTACTGGGAAGAACAGGTTGGACAATTGGTTATCATATCTATTTCCATTTAAATGATTTATTGAATCCTATTTCTTTAATCGACAATCTCATTGAGATTCGTGCGGATCTGGTCGAGATCAAGTTTTTCATCGGTTGAAAGGATTTTCTCAAGATTAAGGATCATGACCAGGTCTTCATCGCGCTGACATACGCCGAGAAAATAGTCGGCCTCCTGTCCTTTCAAAAACCTTGGTGCCGGCTGAATCTCCTGCCGGGTAAAGGTCCTCACTTCAGCGACCTCATCCACCATCAGACCGATAACCTTGCCGGCAAGGACAGATATGATCGTCCTGTTTTTATGGCCGCCATCGACGACCGGCTGATCAAAGCGACGACGCAGATCAACAACCGGGATCACAGCCCCACGCAGGTTGATTACCCCTTCGATAAATCGAGGCGCTTTCGGAACAGGAGTCAGCTTCTGCGGCCTGATTACCTCCTTGATCCGGAGGATGTCGAGTGCATACAACTGATCGCCAACCTGAAAACAGGCAAGCTGAATCTCCTTCCGCGAGGTTTCTTCCGATTCAGATGCTGCATCGGAGTGAGAAAACTCTTTAATCATTTTGCCAAAAACCGCTGTATTGTCTCGATAACCATAACCGACTTGAATGGTTTGGTGATGTACCAGTCGGCTCCGACTTTTTCACCGCGAGCCATATCTTCCCGGCTTTTCTTCGCAGTCAGCATAATCACCGGGATGTCGGTGGTTTCCGGATCATCCTTAATGCGCTGGCAGACTTCAAAGCCATCAATTTCAGGCAACATGATATCGAGCAGTACCAGGTCCGGCTTCTCTTCGGCAATGGCATCCAGCGCTTGCTGCCCGTTGGAAACACCGCGAACATCATACCCCTTCGATGTAAGAAGAATGCTTTCCAGTTTGAGCAAGCTCTCTTCATCTTCGACAATCAGAATCTTCTTCTTAGCCACGGGAGACTCCTTTCTCCTTCAATCAAACGAGTTCAGCATCCATAACGCTTGATAAATGCAATAAAATCAACATCTTGCCATCAACCCTGCCAACTCCTTCAACGAAGTCACGATCAAGGCCCGACAAAACCGTTGGTGGCGGTTCAATATTTGCTAATGGAACATTTACAACCTGATTAATCCTGTCAACGATAAAACCGGCCAGACGTTCGTTATTCTGGCAAACGATAATTCTCGACGAAGAACTGACTTCGGTCTGATCAAGGTTCAAACGGCGGTTCAGATCAAACACCGGGACAATGATGCCACGGAGAGAGATAATGCCCTTGATAAAATCAGGAACACGTGGAATATCTGTCACTTCACGGGGTTTTATAATCTCACTCACCGAATCAATCGTCAGCGCATACTCTTCATTGGCCAGAGCAAACGTCAACCATTGTTGAACATCCTGATCGACGCTATCATCATCGTTGGTCAGCGCCTGCAGATAGTTCGCCTCAGTTGCCAGGCCACCGTCGACAGTGAAAGCGAA
The Desulfuromonas sp. genome window above contains:
- a CDS encoding chemotaxis protein CheW, whose protein sequence is MDLVEIRKKAKVRQQDKRDSEKPVSEPVADQVDQPPVDEPPVAEPPPIEPDEEPMQEDAVAGEEVKVADEPFIEDPVATEPEQQEPVENDPLDALFAFTVDGGLATEANYLQALTNDDDSVDQDVQQWLTFALANEEYALTIDSVSEIIKPREVTDIPRVPDFIKGIISLRGIIVPVFDLNRRLNLDQTEVSSSSRIIVCQNNERLAGFIVDRINQVVNVPLANIEPPPTVLSGLDRDFVEGVGRVDGKMLILLHLSSVMDAELV
- a CDS encoding two-component system response regulator, encoding MAKKKILIVEDEESLLKLESILLTSKGYDVRGVSNGQQALDAIAEEKPDLVLLDIMLPEIDGFEVCQRIKDDPETTDIPVIMLTAKKSREDMARGEKVGADWYITKPFKSVMVIETIQRFLAK
- a CDS encoding chemotaxis protein CheW — encoded protein: MIKEFSHSDAASESEETSRKEIQLACFQVGDQLYALDILRIKEVIRPQKLTPVPKAPRFIEGVINLRGAVIPVVDLRRRFDQPVVDGGHKNRTIISVLAGKVIGLMVDEVAEVRTFTRQEIQPAPRFLKGQEADYFLGVCQRDEDLVMILNLEKILSTDEKLDLDQIRTNLNEIVD